From the Brassica napus cultivar Da-Ae chromosome A8, Da-Ae, whole genome shotgun sequence genome, one window contains:
- the LOC106441823 gene encoding probable NAD(P)H dehydrogenase (quinone) FQR1-like 1, with protein sequence MAGNKAKKNQNFSQILEKIEAEGHFFQWQQKFISGMYYSMYKHVEKLAQEIRKGAAPGDGVNAKLWQVPETLQEDVLSKMSSPLKSDAHLITPNDLAEADEFVFCFSKRFGMMAAQFKAFLDETGGLWRTQQLAGKPARIFYSTESQGGGQETMV encoded by the exons ATGGCTGGGAACAAAGCcaagaaaaatcaaaacttttcaCAGattcttgagaagattgaagcaGAAGGACACTTCTTTCAGTGGCAACAAAAGTTTATATCGGGCAt GTACTACTCAATGTACAAACATGTGGAGAAACTAGCACAAGAGATTAGGAAAGGTGCTGCTCCTGGTGATGGTGTCAATGCCAAACTTTGGCAG GTACCAGAGACGCTCCAAGAAGATGTGCTCTCTAAAATGAGTTCACCTCTAAAGAGTGATGCTCATCTTATCACCCCCAACGACCTAGCCGAGGCTGATGAGTTTGTATTTTGCTTCTCAAAAAGGTTCGGTATGATGGCTGCTCAGTTCAAGGCATTCTTAGATGAAACTGGTGGCCTCTGGAGGACTCAACAACTTGCTGGTAAGCCAGCCAGAATCTTCTACAGCACCGAGTCTCAAGGTGGTGGTCAAGAAACCATGGTGTAA
- the LOC106443508 gene encoding polygalacturonase QRT3-like, whose protein sequence is MRLHCFVCLLLFLLTVSMKFKETLSFRRRDMTKLSEYQDKIQERLAITPTLPPLSSSSHIPKIVGKVIYPIGYGADPTGRQDSSDAILEALTDAFKLQTGLHMMPHVADLGGIVIDLQGGNYKIGKPLRFPSSGGGNLVVKGGTFRASNVFPGNRHLIELVPPNYGIFFEDVTFRDILFDSSFRGGGILVINSARIRITNCYFLHFTTQGVNVKGGHETYISNSFFGQHSTVGGDKKEPSFSGTGIDLSSTDNAITDVVIFSAGIGISLSGEANMVTGVHCYNKATWFGGIGIPVKSHLTRIDNCYLDYTGIVIEDPVHVHVTNALFIGDANIVLRSVHGKISGLNIVNNMFRSKSRKNFPIVKVKGNFHEIDQVVIDQNNISGMMLKSTIGKSKVYGNGTRWVVDFSHVLVFPNRINHYQHSFLVRSGQIVASAVTEVSNNVVVVETDRAVAGTISVIVHQ, encoded by the exons atgagaCTACATTGCTTTGTTTGCTTGTTACTATTTCTCCTCACAGTTTCAATGAAGTTTAAAGAGACATTATCCttcagaagaagagatatgacaAAGCTTTCAGAATACCAAGACAAGATCCAAGAAAGACTCGCGATCACTCCTACTCTCCCACCATTGTCATCTTCTTCTCACATTCCCAAAATA GTGGGGAAGGTGATATACCCGATTGGTTACGGAGCTGATCCGACAGGTAGACAAGACAGTAGTGACGCAATACTTGAAGCTTTAACCGACGCTTTTAAGTTGCAAACCGGGCTTCACATGATGCCACATGTAGCTGATTTAGGAGGTATAGTTATTGATCTCCAAGGTGGCAATTACAAGATTGGGAAACCTCTCAGGTTCCCTTCCTCCGGCGGTGGAAATCTAGTG GTAAAAGGTGGGACTTTCCGAGCATCGAACGTGTTTCCTGGTAACCGGCATCTTATCGAACTCGTCCCACCAAACTACGGGATCTTCTTCGAGGACGTGACTTTTCGAGACATTCTATTCGACTCAAGCTTCAGAGGAGGGGGAATTTTGGTAATCAACTCAGCTCGTATCCGTATAACCAATTGCTACTTCCTCCATTTCACAACACAGGGGGTTAACGTCAAGGGAGGCCACGAGACATACATTTCAAACTCCTTCTTCGGACAACATTCAACAGTAGGGGGAGACAAAAAAGAACCATCATTCTCCGGGACGGGAATCGATCTCTCTAGCACCGATAACGCCATTACTGATGTAGTAATCTTCTCCGCTGGGATCGGTATCTCTTTGAGTGGCGAGGCCAATATGGTCACGGGAGTGCATTGCTACAATAAGGCCACATGGTTCGGTGGAATCGGCATACCAGTGAAGTCACATTTAACGAGGATAGACAATTGTTATCTTGATTACACAGGTATAGTCATTGAAGATCCTGTTCACGTTCATGTCACAAACGCTCTCTTCATAGGAGATGCGAACATCGTGTTGAGATCGGTACACGGGAAGATCTCCGGGTTAAACATCGTCAACAACATGTTTAGGAgtaaatcaagaaaaaatttCCCCATCGTGAAAGTGAAAGGAAATTTTCATGAGATTGATCAAGTTGTGATTGATCAGAACAACATATCAGGGATGATGTTGAAGTCAACGATAGGGAAGTCAAAGGTTTATGGTAATGGGACAAGATGGGTCGTTGACTTTTCACATGTCTTGGTATTCCCTAACCGGATAAACCATTACCAGCATTCGTTTTTGGTTCGGTCGGGACAGATTGTTGCGAGTGCAGTGACAGAGGTTTCTAATAATGTGGTAGTTGTAGAAACTGATAGAGCTGTAGCTGGAACTATTTCAGTAATTGTTCATCAGTAA
- the LOC111200065 gene encoding transcription elongation factor SPT6 homolog, protein MSRNAITYEEGTQIKSLPKNPSLPLPADDHDGEPVHGDPVENPDNVNEYEKEEEDMPDDVGYEEELAVEEDVVESEDELADFIVDEDEIGHLRKRDYKKKKYMEDANEIFGGDVQRLRRVKISEESTGSPPVDERSIDEESSWK, encoded by the exons ATGTCAAGGAACGCTATTACCTATGAAGAAGGTACACAAATTAAATCTCTTCCCAAAAACCCTAGTTTGCCTCTCCCCGCAGATGATCATGATGGAGAGCCAGTTCATGGAGATCCTGTCGAGAACCCTGACAACGTTAATGAATACGAAAAAGAGGAGGAGG ATATGCCTGATGATGTAGGCTATGAGGAAGAATTGGCTGTGGAGGAAGATGTAGTTGAGAGCGAGGATGAACTGGCAGATTTCATCGTAGATGAAGATGAGATTGGTCATCTTAGGAA GAGAGactataagaaaaagaaatatatggAAGACGCTaacgaaatatttggcggcgaTGTCCAAAGGCTTAGAAGAGTGAAG ATATCTGAAGAAAGCACTGGAAGCCCTCCGGTAGATGAACGTAGCATTGACGAAGAGAGCAGTTGGAAGTAG